The Vibrio echinoideorum DNA window TGCGTCGTGAAGAGTCGATTACTCTAGGTCGTCGTCTACTGAACCACGCACTTGGCGAACACTCGATTGCCGATGTCGGCCAAGAGAATCTCGACCATGTTTTGTCTGATCTTCGTCTAGACAACGTTGAAGACTTACTGGCATCGATTGGTCTTGGCGAGTTGATGAGTATCGTGATTGCGCGTCGCCTACTAGGTGATGCTGACGAACTGACAGAAGTAGAAAACAACAGCGACACACCAAGGAAGAAATTGCCTATCCGTGGTGCTGAAGGCCTACTACTGACTTTTGCTAATTGTTGTCACCCGATCCCAGGCGATCACATCATTGCTCATGTATCTCCAGGTCGTGGCCTTGTGGTTCACCGCGAAACGTGTCCAAACGTTCGTGGTTACCAAAAAGAACCAGACAAATACATGGCGGTGGAATGGTCTGACGATTACGATCAAGAGTTCACGGCTGAACTTCAGATCGATCTGCAGAACCACCAAGGTGCGCTGGCTGAGTTAACTAACGTTATCTCTAAAACGGGCTCAAATATTCACGGTATTTCAACTGAAGAACGTGATGGACGCCTGTACACAGTGACCATCTTGCTGACCACCAAAGATCGTGTTCATCTTGCAAGTATTATGAAAAAGCTACGTGTGATGCCACACGCGCTGAAAGTAAGACGCCGCAAAAACTAGATCTAACAGCAGATAAATAAAGCAGATGAGAGATACGAGTCTCGAGATGCGAAGAGCAAAAGCTTTTCACCACCTCAACTCTTCGTATTTCGAGTCTGCTTTAATTTTTTGTACCGCCCTGTTCTTTTCTTAGCTCGCTTACCCAAGTCTCGAATCTGCTTTTAATCCTTATCAGCCCTTACGCTTTACCCTGTACAAAAATCCAGTAAAATGCTTGAATAGATTATCTCTCTTATGTTTATGAGCCTTGTTATGCCACAGCTTTTATCTGCTATCCCTCTCAACTCTTTATCTGGAGTCGGCGCAAAAGTCGCAGAGAAACTGGAAAAGGTTGGGCTTAACAATGTACAAGACCTGCTGTTTCACCTGCCTTTGCGCTATGAAGATCGAACTCGAATCTATCCAATCGTAAAGTTGCATGCAGGACTTTGGGCTGCAGTGCAAGGCAAGGTGATGCATGTGGATACCATTTTCGGTAAACGTAAGATGTTGGCGGTAAAAATCAGTGATGGGAACGGCACCATTACCCTACGCTTTTTCAACTTCACCGCCGGTATGAAGAATAACTTTGCCGAAGGCAAACAAGTACATGCTTATGGTGAGATCAAGCGTGGCAACATGGGCCTTGAGATCGTCCACCCTGACTACAAATTTTTTGCACCAAGGCAACAGCCAGATGTAGAAGCTAACCTAACTCCAGTATACCCAACCACTGAAGGGTTAAGACAAGTCACGCTGCGCAACCTCACCGACCAAGCATTAGAACAGATAGACAAAGCGGCAGTTAATGAGCTTTTGCCATCAGGTTTATACGACCACCAAATTACACTCGCACAGGCCCTACATACCATCCACAGGCCTCCTCCAGGCATTGACCTAGAACTGTTTGATGACGGTAAACACCCTGCGCAGCTACGCTTGATTATGGAAGAGCTACTGGCTCAAAATTTATCGATGCTGTCTGTTCGAAGTAAAGGACAGCAAGACAAAGCGATGCCTTTCCCTGCGGCGGGTAACCTTAAAGACAAGCTGTTAGCTCAGCTACCGTTTTCGCCAACCAACGCACAAGTGCGGGTAACCAAAGAGATCGAAGCTGATCTTGAAAAGCCTCACCCTATGATGCGTTTGGTACAGGGCGATGTAGGTTCAGGTAAAACCTTAGTTGCTGCGTTAGCGGCTGTTCGTGCACTCGAACATGGCCAGCAAGTCGCATTAATGGCCCCAACAGAGCTATTGGCAGAGCAGCACGCGATTAACTTTGCCAATTGGTTTGAAGCGATGGGTATTCAAGTCGGCTGGCTAGCAGGCAAACTCAAAGGCAAAGCTCGCGAAACAGAGCTAGCACGTATTGCCAGCGGCGAAGCTCAGATGATCGTCGGCACACATGCCTTGTTTCAAGAACATGTCGAGTTCAACAACCTTGGTTTAGTGATCATCGATGAGCAACACCGATTTGGTGTCCACCAGCGATTAGAGCTGCGTGAGAAAGGCGCCAAGCAAGGTTATTACCCACATCAACTGGTGATGACCGCAACCCCAATTCCACGAACGCTCGCAATGACCGCCTATGCCGATCTCGAAACCTCTATTATTGATGAACTGCCACCGGGGCGAACACCGATTCAAACCGTGGCGATTCCTGATACCAAGCGCGATGACATTGTTGAGCGCGTGAAAAATGCGTGTCTCAATGAAGGTAAGCAGGCGTATTGGGTGTGTACGCTGATTGATGAATCGGAAGTACTGGAAGCTCAAGCTGCAGCTGACACCGCTGAAGAGCTGCAACGCAAACTGCCTGACGTAAAAATTGGTCTGGTGCACGGTCGTATGAAACCCGCCGAGAAACAAGCGGTGATGCGAGAGTTCAAAGAGAACAGGCTGCACCTGTTGGTTGCGACAACCGTGATTGAAGTTGGTGTGGATGTACCGAATTCGAGCTTAATGATCATCGAGAACCCAGAGCGTCTTGGCCTAGCGCAACTGCACCAACTGCGTGGCCGTGTCGGCCGAGGTTCGGTCGCAAGCCATTGTGTACTGCTGTATCACTCGCCACTGTCTAAAACCGCTCAGAAGCGCTTAGGTGTGCTTCGTGAAAGTAACGATGGCTTTGTGATTGCACAGCGCGACTTAGAAATCCGTGGCCCCGGTGAATTGCTCGGTACCAAACAAACTGGCTTGGCTGATTTCAAGATCGCCGATCTAATTCGTGACCAACGTTTGATCCCAGAAGTGCAACGTATCGCAAGACATATCCACGATAGCTACCCAGACAACGCCAAGGCGATCATCAACCGCTGGCTAGGCGAGCGTGATGTTTACTCTAAGGCTTAATTAGCACAAACACTGTCATTCAAAAACGTAAAAGGCTTCCTCAAGGAAGCCTTTTTAATGCTAGTAAATTCAAACCTAGGGCTTCACAGGGAAACTGATCTGCGCTTTTAAGCCACCTTCACTGCGGTTATTAACCACCACGGCACCTTGGTGCTGGCTGACAATACGTTTCACAATCGCTAAGCCTAAACCTGTCCCTTCACTGCCTCGGGCGGTATCACCACGCGTAAACGGTTCAAACAACTTTCCGATCTGATCCTGCGGGATACCCGGGCCATTATCTTCCACCGTTACCCAAGCAAGCTTGTTATCCGCCGTCATACCAGTCGCAACCTTCACCCAACCATTGCCATAACGCAGTGCATTTACTACCAAGTTACTCACCGCACGCTTCATCGCAATTGGGTTACCAAGCGCGGGCTTCATTGATTCCGGAATATCAGTTTCAATCTGCACCTCGTATCCACCCTCAGAGCTAGAAACCTCGCGAGCAATATCATCAACAAACACCGCTTGGAATGAATCTCGGTCAACTGGCTTTAGGTAGTCCATAAACTGGCTGATGATCTCATTACACTCTTCGGTATCACTGATGATCCCTTCCGCTAAGTAGCTGTCTTCTGGCGACATCATCTCGGTCGCTAAACGAATACGCGTTAACGGAGTACGTAAATCGTGGCTGATACCCGCCATCAACAAGGCTCGATCTTCTTCCAATTCTTGAATGCCTTTCGACATCTGGTTAAAGGCTCGTGTTACTGAACGAATTTCTTGAGCACCTTGAACCGGCAGTGGTGGCGGTATATCACCACGACCCACACCTTGGGCGGCTTTCTCCAGCGCTATCAAAGGCCGGTTTTGTAATCGGATAAACAACCAACCACCAGCAACAATCAACAGCGCCATGATCAAGCTGTTACGAAATAGAGGCGCAAAATCTTCTTCTTGCAGCTCTGATAACGGAATGCGAATTAGAGAGTTGGGTAACTGCGCAATGTCCATCCACAGCACATAGCTCTCTTTACCCAAGATCAGCCGCACTTCGGTCTCAGATCCCAACTCTTTAGTCATCTCCTCGCTCATCAAGTCAATCGCAACAGCATGGTAATACTCGCCCGCCGCTTCACTGTCCTTGGCGTGAACCGTCACCCCTAGCTGCTCAAGCACACGCTGACGCAGTGGCGCATCAATCTCGATATCCATGTCAGTGCCTTGGTCCAACACAAGGTTTAACTCATGAGCCAAGATCTTATTAAACTGCTGCAAACTCGGCATTAGTGCATAGTTGAACACCGCGTAATAAGAAAAGATTTGGCTAGCGACCAACAGGGTTAAAAAGAGCACTATCGACTGAGTAAAGGAGCTACGTATGCGCATAGAAGACCTAAATTGAGGGGATGATAAAGGGATATAATGGAAACTATAACTCTAATACCAATCACAGTAAGTAAATGATCATAAATAGCGCCGGAAAAAGGCTTGAGAACAAGGCAGCAATTTTTGATACGTAGTTATTCTACAATCAAAATTTCTAACAAAGTTATCGAGCATTTTAACAAGCTAGGATGACCAGTTATTTACTACGATTGGTATCTACCTTGTGCTGAATACAAAACGGGCCATCGCATGTTAATGAGATGACCCGTAAATATAGAATTCTGATTCACAGAACCGATGAAGCTGATATAGAGCTTATAAAGCCGGCTTAAACTGCTTTACCATCTGGAACGAATACATAACCCAAGCCCCACACCGTTTGGATGTAACGAGGCTTACTTGGATCTTCTTCCACTAGACGACGCAGACGTGAAATCTGAACATCGATAGAACGTTCCATTGCTGAATATTCACGGCCACGCGCCATGTTCATCAGCTTATCGCGAGACATTGGCTCACGAGCGTTAGTCACTAGCGACTTAAGAACCGCAAATTCACCTGAAGTAAGAGGCATCGGCTCTTCACCGCGGAACATTTCACGCGTACCTAGATTTAGGCGGAATTCACCAAACTCAACCACAGATTCTTCTGTGCTTGGTGCGCCCGGCGCTTCAATCACTTGGCGACGCATTACCGCTTTGATACGAGCTAATAGCTCACGCGGGTTAAATGGTTTTGGCAGGTAATCATCCGCACCCACTTCCAAGCCCACAATGCGATCCACTTCATCACCCTTTGCCGTCAGCATAAGGATAGGTAGCGAGTTGTTTGCGTTTCTTAGACGACGACAGATCGATAGACCATCTTCGCCAGGCAACATTAAATCCAATACCATCAAGTGAAAATTTTCACGGGTTAACAGGCGGTCCATCTGCTCACTGTTTGCCACGCTACGCACTTGAAAGCCTTGCTCTGACAGATAGCGTTCTAGCAATGCACGTAGACGAGCATCGTCATCGACCACTAAAATTTTATAGTTTTCTTGCATGTAATGGTTCCACCTATTAAAGCTTAAACCTAAGGTTAAGCATTCTTGGTAAATTGTATATTGGTATAAGACATTAAAAATGTAACATTATTGGAGAAAAAGTCGCCTAAATAATTGTTAACGTATGTTGCCTTTCTATATATTCTATCTTAGATCATCATTTCATTAAGTCAGATTTATGAAAACCAAACTTATCACCCGAGAAGGTTATAACAAGCTCAAAGCAGAACATGACCACTTATGGCACGAGAAACGTCCTGAAATTACTAAGATAGTCACTTGGGCTGCAAGCCTTGGAGATCGTTCAGAAAACGCAGATTACACCTTTAATAAGCGTTTGCTTCGTCAGATTGATCGCCGAGTCCGTTTCTTAAGAAAATTCCTACCTGATGTGACTATCGTTGATTACTCACCGCAACAAGAAGGTAAGGTCTTTTTCGGTGCTTGGGTCGAAATTGAAAATGATGATGGGGAAATTAAGAAGTTTCGTATTGTCGGCCCTGAAGAGATCTACGGTGGTGCGAAAGGTTATATCTCTATCGACTCGCCAATGGCTAGAGCTCTGCTGAAGAAGGAAGTGGATGATGAGTTTACGGTAACCACACCGGAAGGCGATAAAGAGTGGTTCATTAACTCGATTCGCTACGCAGACGACGCGTAAAGTTTATGCCTTATGGCTTATGGCTTATGGCTTATGGCTTAGCGTGATTAACCGGCCATCACAGGTCGAGCAGACAAACCCAAACTCCAGATAAAAGAAAACCCCGCTAGGCTTGCGCCTGGCGGGGTTAAGTCTCTATCGCAGCAATCCGGCTACTGTTTATCTCTTCGAGATAAGGTGCTCCCTGCATCTGTCCTTGATAGTGGCTAAATCCTTTAACCAATTTCCTTTTTGTTCATCGCCATCCTAGCGGTGTCCATTCTAGCCTGTCATCCTGACTGGCGAATCTCATCCAGAGATTATCACTTCCTTGCTGACCACTCATCCTAAGTAATCAAATCTTCATCCTGAAGATACCTAGTCCATTAGGCTTTTTCCTGTTCCTGCCAACTCCCTGTCGACAAGTTAAATATTACGGTATTTGGGCGAGTTTCCTAGACAGTCCCAAAAAACATTTCAGGTGAGAAATACGCCCACAAACACACAACCAAATAAAATCAGTAACTTAGGTTTATTTTAAGACGATTTCATCGATTTAAAGTGACTTAGTCGCACACCACGTGTGAGAGATCTCGCACAAAGCGGATATCACAAACGGAAATTCGACTTCTGACAGGATAATTACACAGCCAAAGCTAGAAAAAGCGTACGCTCACCCCCATGTATTTGTCATGATATTAAATAAGAGATTCATCGGATGAGCCAAGCTATCTGTCGACTGATCGCTGAAGAACTGAATGTTCGTTCAGAGCAAGTCACCGCCGCAGTCAACCTAATTGACGACGGTAACACCGTTCCCTTTATTGCCCGCTACCGTAAAGAAGTCACGGGTGGCTTAGACGATACCCAACTACGTAACCTTGATAGTCGCCTTTCATACCTTCGCGAACTTGACGATCGCCGCCAAACGATTCTTAAGTCGATTCAAGACCAAGGCAAACTCACGCCAGAATTAGAGCGTGATATCACTCAAGCCGACAGCAAGACTCGCCTAGAAGATTTATACCTGCCATACAAACCAAAGCGTCGTACCAAAGGCCAGATCGCGATTGAAGCAGGCTTAGAGCCACTTGCCGATACACTTTGGAATGAACCACAGCACGATCCTGAAACCGAAGCCGCTAACTTCATCAGCAGCGATAAAGGCATTGCTGATACCAAAGCGGCACTGGATGGTGCACGAGCGATCATCATGGAGCGCATTGCTGAAGACGCAAACCTACTTGAAAAGATTCGCCAACACCTCACGCGCAACTCAGAACTCGTTTCACGTGTCGTGACGGGGAAAGAACAAGCAGGCGAGAAATTCAAAGATTACTTCGAACACAACGAAACACTCAACAAAGTACCTTCACACCGTGCGCTTGCGATGTTGCGAGGCCGAAATGAAGGCTTCCTAACGCTGGCAATGAATGCTGACCCAGAGCAAGAAGAAGGTGTACGTGGTTCTTACTGCGAGAACATCATCTCTGATCATTATGGCATTACCCTGAGCAGCGCACCTGCAGATGCATGGCGTAAGCAAGTGATTAGCTGGGCGTGGCGCATCAAAGTTTCTATGCACATGGAAACCGAGTTGATGGGCGCGATGAAAGAACGCGGTGAGATCGAAGCGATTGAAGTGTTCGCAACCAACCTTAAAGATTTGTTGATGGCAGCACCTGCTGGCCCTCGCGCAACCTTGGGCTTGGATCCGGGTTTACGCACCGGTTCGAAAATCGCCGTGGTAGATTCAACGGGTAAAGTTCTGGCGACAGAAACCATTTACCCTCACCCACCTCAAAAACAATACGACAAATCTGCGCACGTTGTTGAGCAAATGGTTCGTCAATACAATGTTGATTTGATTGCGATTGGTAACGGCACGGCTTCACGCGAAACAGACAGCTTTGTTGCTGATGTGATTAAACGCGGCAACCTAACAGCACAAAAAATCATTGTTAGCGAAGCGGGCGCCTCGGTTTATTCCGCGTCTGAGTTAGCGGCGAAAGAATTCCCGAACATGGATGTATCGATTCGTGGCGCGGTGTCTATTGCTCGTCGTCTGCAAGATCCACTGGCAGAGCTAGTGAAGATTGACCCTAAATCAATCGGTGTGGGCCAATACCAACACGACGTGAGCCAAACTATGCTCGCTAAGCGCCTAGATGCGATTGTCGAAGACTGTGTAAACGCGGTTGGTGTTGATGTGAATACTGCTTCTGCTGCACTGTTAACTCGTGTTGCTGGCCTTTCTAACACCATCGCCCAGAACATCGTGGACTTCCGAGATGAGAATGGTCGTTTTGAAGCACGTACTACGTTGAAGAAGGTCGCTCGTTTAGGACCAAAAGCCTTTGAACAGTGTGCTGGCTTCCTACGTATTATGGATGGTAAAAATCCACTCGACGCATCTTCGGTTCACCCAGAAGCTTACCCAGTCGTCAAAACCATCGCTGAGAAAAATAAGAAAGACATCAAATCTTTGGTTGGTAATACGGACTTCTTACGTGGTTTACATGCTATTGATTACACCAACGAAAATTTTGGTGTACCAACCGTAAGCGACATCATCAAAGAATTGGATAAGCCGGGTCGAGATCCTCGTCCTGAATTCAAGACTGCAACCTTCGCCGATGGCGTAAATAGCATGTCTGATTTAGAACCCGGCATGATCTTAGAAGGTGTGGTTTCAAACGTAGCTAACTTTGGCGCCTTCGTTGACATTGGTGTTCACCAGGACGGTTTAGTGCATATATCAGCGCTGACCGATCGCTTTGTCTCTGATCCTCATGAAGTCGTGAAAACGGGGGAAATCGTCAAAGTGAAGGTGATGGAAGTCGATGTTCAACGTAAACGTATTGCGCTAAGCATGCGTATGAAAGATGAACCCGGCCAAGACAACCGCGCACAACGTTCAAGTGCACCTCGCACGCAAAACCGCCCAAATCAAAATTCGCAAGGTGGACAACGTCGTCGAGAAGAACCGCAACAAAACGCTGCGATGGGTGGTGCTTTTGCCGCTGCCTTTGCTAAAGCGAAGAAATAATAGGTCAATGAAACGACGGCGTGTCGTGAAATAAATAGCCTGTAAAAACAGAAAACCTGCATCCCTTGGGGTATGCAGGTTTTTTTATTATGTGTTCAAAAAAGACATCAAAACCAGCTGTATCGCTATTTGATCGGTTCACATGAATCATGTTCACAACACCAAACGGTTTACAATACAACTAGCATTCCTGATGGAGCATGAGGCGCAACAGCATGACCATAATGATATTTTATGACCTTACGTCGTTTCTCCATCTGTCCCTCCTGAATCGCCGCATCTAAAACATGCTTTGGCAGGCGGAATCGCATGGTATAGCCTTTTCCTTGATCAGCACTGTATGTTCTCAGTGCCAATAAGCTGAACAGCCTATCAAAAGGATCTTGTGGCTCTTCTTGGCTAATCGAATTGGCCTCTGACTCGTTCTCCATTTCATAACCAGGATGGTCTGAAGGATCCCAAGCCGACTGCTGCCTTCGCTTATCGTCCGGTTTTACCTTTCGCTCTGCATTGGTTTTCGCCAATGCTACGGCGGGAGCGACAGGTTCTCGAACTCTATTATCACGCGCAACTTGCTCTGTTTGCACATTAACGGATGGGGCGATCAGTGGCACACTCACTGCAGTTGCAGGTGACACAATCATCGCGAACTCCTCAAGAATCGCCCATCGTTATTGCTATAACACTGCTGTACTGAGTTACACAGCAGGCATAGCCCAAAACTTACCGCAATCAACTCTGGAGAGAGTGAGGTCTGAGTATCATGCAACGCCTTGGTTAGATCATATATCGACCAAGCCAGCGATAAATTTAGCGATTATTTTCGCGCGAAGCTGACCAGTTCACTGCAAAAGGCATCCGCTTCAGTCATAAAAGGCGCATGTGAAGACTGAGTGAAGATGTATTGTTCGGTATGAGGTAAGGCTTTGCCCAGGTCTTTTGCAACCTTGATTGGCACAAGCCCATCTAATCGACCGTATAAGCGCAGCATAGGCACAGAGATCTGCGGTAATTGTTCACGGAGGTCAACGTCTGACAGCATCTTTAAACCAGCCAATAATGAATCGGGATTCGGCAACGGGCGTGAAAGCACCGCTTGCTTGAGTTGTTTGACATCTTGTCTTGCAGAAGGACTGCCCATGGCTTGCAACGCCATAAAGCGTTCGATGGTGGTTTGAAAGTCTTCAACCAGTTGCTCTGTGAATGCGGTTAATACGTTTGGCTGAATGCCTCGCCATAATACGGGTTCTTTTGCAGCGGCGAATTTAGGAGAACTGGCGACCGTCACCAATTTGCTTACGTAATCTGAGTGATGGAGAGCCATGTGCGTCGCGACCAAACCACCGAGTGACCAACCCACCCAAATCGCTTGCTTGGGCGCGTCGACCAATAGTTGCTGAGCAATCTCTTCAAGATCTTGAGCGTGGCAGTGCGCGCTGTGTCCATACCCAGGAAGATCGACAACATGCACTCGGAAGTCAGCTTCTAAAGCAGTAACCGTTTGCTGCCATACGGCACCATTCATACCCCAGCCGTGAACCAGAACTAAATCAGGTCCTTGCCCTGAAACATGCCAATATAACGCGTCACTCATTCTCAATATTCCCTACTTTTTCCATCAGCAATAACCTACATTTTTCAGTATGGTGAGCAAAAGGAACACCATAACCCAAAAGCATCACAAGCTATGTTATCCGATTGGCTACAAAAACACACACCACGTCTGGTCACACCTCAATGCCACTTATGCAAGCTAGATAAGTCGCACAGCGATGTTCACCCTCGATGGTGTGATTCTTGTCTTAATCTCTTTGAGTCAGTTCCTCGCTGCCAACGATGTGGCTTGAAAACACTGACGATCGTCGAACAGTGTGGTCAATGCTTGTCTCAACCTCCTCCTTGGCATCGTCTCTATTGTGTCGGCGACTACACCTTCCCAACGGCACGTTATATCCAACAGATGAAATACGCCGATAAGTTCTGGTTTGCTCGTGATCTATCAAAGTTATTGGCTTCACGTATCGAGCATCCTGCTCCGCTGATCACCAGCGTACCTCTGCATTGGCGTCGATATATTCATCGAGGCTTTAATCAAAGTCAGCTGCTCGCTAATTACACAGCTCAAGAACTTGGCGTTAAAGATGAGGTGCTGTTCCGGCGAATTCGCTCAACCGCTTCTCAGCAAGGGCTGACTAAACCCGCACGCTTACATAATCTAAAGAGCGCTTTTACGCTTCGAAAACAAGACTTTCAAGGAACTGTCCCTTCTCACGTCGCGATAATTGATGATGTTGTAACCACCGGCAGTACTGTGTATCAATTATGCCAATTACTACTTGAAGTGGGCGTTAAAAGGATTGATATTTACTGCATCTGCCGCACTCCTGAGCCCTCTGGATAATTGCTGTGAATCGCTACTTGTACAGCAATCCAACAAAAAAGGGCTGAATTACAAATCTGACAGGAGTA harbors:
- the bioH gene encoding pimeloyl-ACP methyl ester esterase BioH, whose protein sequence is MSDALYWHVSGQGPDLVLVHGWGMNGAVWQQTVTALEADFRVHVVDLPGYGHSAHCHAQDLEEIAQQLLVDAPKQAIWVGWSLGGLVATHMALHHSDYVSKLVTVASSPKFAAAKEPVLWRGIQPNVLTAFTEQLVEDFQTTIERFMALQAMGSPSARQDVKQLKQAVLSRPLPNPDSLLAGLKMLSDVDLREQLPQISVPMLRLYGRLDGLVPIKVAKDLGKALPHTEQYIFTQSSHAPFMTEADAFCSELVSFARK
- the envZ gene encoding two-component system sensor histidine kinase EnvZ; this translates as MRIRSSFTQSIVLFLTLLVASQIFSYYAVFNYALMPSLQQFNKILAHELNLVLDQGTDMDIEIDAPLRQRVLEQLGVTVHAKDSEAAGEYYHAVAIDLMSEEMTKELGSETEVRLILGKESYVLWMDIAQLPNSLIRIPLSELQEEDFAPLFRNSLIMALLIVAGGWLFIRLQNRPLIALEKAAQGVGRGDIPPPLPVQGAQEIRSVTRAFNQMSKGIQELEEDRALLMAGISHDLRTPLTRIRLATEMMSPEDSYLAEGIISDTEECNEIISQFMDYLKPVDRDSFQAVFVDDIAREVSSSEGGYEVQIETDIPESMKPALGNPIAMKRAVSNLVVNALRYGNGWVKVATGMTADNKLAWVTVEDNGPGIPQDQIGKLFEPFTRGDTARGSEGTGLGLAIVKRIVSQHQGAVVVNNRSEGGLKAQISFPVKP
- the greB gene encoding transcription elongation factor GreB, which codes for MKTKLITREGYNKLKAEHDHLWHEKRPEITKIVTWAASLGDRSENADYTFNKRLLRQIDRRVRFLRKFLPDVTIVDYSPQQEGKVFFGAWVEIENDDGEIKKFRIVGPEEIYGGAKGYISIDSPMARALLKKEVDDEFTVTTPEGDKEWFINSIRYADDA
- the ompR gene encoding osmolarity response regulator transcription factor OmpR, with product MQENYKILVVDDDARLRALLERYLSEQGFQVRSVANSEQMDRLLTRENFHLMVLDLMLPGEDGLSICRRLRNANNSLPILMLTAKGDEVDRIVGLEVGADDYLPKPFNPRELLARIKAVMRRQVIEAPGAPSTEESVVEFGEFRLNLGTREMFRGEEPMPLTSGEFAVLKSLVTNAREPMSRDKLMNMARGREYSAMERSIDVQISRLRRLVEEDPSKPRYIQTVWGLGYVFVPDGKAV
- a CDS encoding ComF family protein, producing the protein MLSDWLQKHTPRLVTPQCHLCKLDKSHSDVHPRWCDSCLNLFESVPRCQRCGLKTLTIVEQCGQCLSQPPPWHRLYCVGDYTFPTARYIQQMKYADKFWFARDLSKLLASRIEHPAPLITSVPLHWRRYIHRGFNQSQLLANYTAQELGVKDEVLFRRIRSTASQQGLTKPARLHNLKSAFTLRKQDFQGTVPSHVAIIDDVVTTGSTVYQLCQLLLEVGVKRIDIYCICRTPEPSG
- a CDS encoding Tex family protein; the encoded protein is MSQAICRLIAEELNVRSEQVTAAVNLIDDGNTVPFIARYRKEVTGGLDDTQLRNLDSRLSYLRELDDRRQTILKSIQDQGKLTPELERDITQADSKTRLEDLYLPYKPKRRTKGQIAIEAGLEPLADTLWNEPQHDPETEAANFISSDKGIADTKAALDGARAIIMERIAEDANLLEKIRQHLTRNSELVSRVVTGKEQAGEKFKDYFEHNETLNKVPSHRALAMLRGRNEGFLTLAMNADPEQEEGVRGSYCENIISDHYGITLSSAPADAWRKQVISWAWRIKVSMHMETELMGAMKERGEIEAIEVFATNLKDLLMAAPAGPRATLGLDPGLRTGSKIAVVDSTGKVLATETIYPHPPQKQYDKSAHVVEQMVRQYNVDLIAIGNGTASRETDSFVADVIKRGNLTAQKIIVSEAGASVYSASELAAKEFPNMDVSIRGAVSIARRLQDPLAELVKIDPKSIGVGQYQHDVSQTMLAKRLDAIVEDCVNAVGVDVNTASAALLTRVAGLSNTIAQNIVDFRDENGRFEARTTLKKVARLGPKAFEQCAGFLRIMDGKNPLDASSVHPEAYPVVKTIAEKNKKDIKSLVGNTDFLRGLHAIDYTNENFGVPTVSDIIKELDKPGRDPRPEFKTATFADGVNSMSDLEPGMILEGVVSNVANFGAFVDIGVHQDGLVHISALTDRFVSDPHEVVKTGEIVKVKVMEVDVQRKRIALSMRMKDEPGQDNRAQRSSAPRTQNRPNQNSQGGQRRREEPQQNAAMGGAFAAAFAKAKK
- the recG gene encoding ATP-dependent DNA helicase RecG, translating into MPQLLSAIPLNSLSGVGAKVAEKLEKVGLNNVQDLLFHLPLRYEDRTRIYPIVKLHAGLWAAVQGKVMHVDTIFGKRKMLAVKISDGNGTITLRFFNFTAGMKNNFAEGKQVHAYGEIKRGNMGLEIVHPDYKFFAPRQQPDVEANLTPVYPTTEGLRQVTLRNLTDQALEQIDKAAVNELLPSGLYDHQITLAQALHTIHRPPPGIDLELFDDGKHPAQLRLIMEELLAQNLSMLSVRSKGQQDKAMPFPAAGNLKDKLLAQLPFSPTNAQVRVTKEIEADLEKPHPMMRLVQGDVGSGKTLVAALAAVRALEHGQQVALMAPTELLAEQHAINFANWFEAMGIQVGWLAGKLKGKARETELARIASGEAQMIVGTHALFQEHVEFNNLGLVIIDEQHRFGVHQRLELREKGAKQGYYPHQLVMTATPIPRTLAMTAYADLETSIIDELPPGRTPIQTVAIPDTKRDDIVERVKNACLNEGKQAYWVCTLIDESEVLEAQAAADTAEELQRKLPDVKIGLVHGRMKPAEKQAVMREFKENRLHLLVATTVIEVGVDVPNSSLMIIENPERLGLAQLHQLRGRVGRGSVASHCVLLYHSPLSKTAQKRLGVLRESNDGFVIAQRDLEIRGPGELLGTKQTGLADFKIADLIRDQRLIPEVQRIARHIHDSYPDNAKAIINRWLGERDVYSKA